A region of Sulfurimonas sp. DNA encodes the following proteins:
- a CDS encoding Mrp/NBP35 family ATP-binding protein — protein sequence MTNEIVNLALSKVMYPGFTKDIVTFGFVNSIKIDGNNVSFNVAITSSAPEVAQQIVDESTKELKAVGASNVTCNINAPKMPDAAPAPKSKNIAPQVKNFLMVSSGKGGVGKSTTSVNIAIALAAQGKKVGLLDADIYGPNIPRMMGLEGIRPEVNGNKVLPLKAYGIEVMSMGSLMEEGQSLMWRGAMIMKAIEQFLRDILWSELDVLVIDMPPGTGDAQLTLAQSVPVTAGLTVTTPQAVAIDDSRRSLDMFKKLNIPIAGIIENMSGFIAPDTGVEYDIFGKGTSGPMAAEFDTEIIAEIPIEPSIREGGDTGKPIIFVSPSSETSKRYAKAAESIWATIEAVNADGGATNESVQPTTPPGVSACSV from the coding sequence ATGACTAATGAAATAGTAAATTTAGCTTTATCAAAAGTTATGTATCCTGGTTTTACTAAGGATATTGTAACTTTTGGTTTTGTAAATAGTATAAAGATAGATGGTAATAATGTAAGTTTTAATGTAGCAATCACATCAAGTGCTCCAGAAGTTGCACAACAAATAGTTGATGAATCTACAAAAGAACTTAAAGCAGTAGGTGCTTCAAATGTCACCTGTAATATAAATGCTCCTAAAATGCCAGATGCTGCCCCAGCACCAAAGAGTAAAAATATTGCTCCGCAAGTTAAAAACTTTTTAATGGTAAGTTCTGGTAAAGGTGGAGTTGGTAAATCTACAACTTCTGTAAATATTGCAATAGCTCTTGCAGCTCAGGGTAAAAAAGTCGGTCTTTTAGATGCTGATATCTATGGTCCAAATATCCCTCGTATGATGGGTTTAGAAGGTATCCGTCCTGAAGTAAATGGAAACAAAGTTCTTCCTCTTAAAGCTTATGGTATTGAAGTTATGTCTATGGGTTCACTTATGGAAGAAGGTCAGTCACTTATGTGGCGTGGTGCTATGATTATGAAAGCAATCGAGCAATTCTTGCGAGATATTCTTTGGAGTGAGTTAGATGTATTAGTTATAGATATGCCTCCCGGAACAGGTGATGCACAACTTACTTTAGCGCAAAGCGTTCCTGTAACTGCTGGTTTAACCGTAACAACTCCTCAAGCTGTTGCTATTGATGATTCTCGCCGTTCATTAGATATGTTTAAAAAGTTAAATATTCCAATAGCTGGAATAATTGAAAATATGAGCGGTTTTATTGCTCCAGATACTGGTGTTGAGTATGATATCTTTGGTAAAGGAACTTCAGGTCCAATGGCTGCTGAGTTTGACACAGAGATAATTGCAGAGATTCCAATAGAGCCTTCTATTCGTGAGGGTGGTGATACAGGTAAGCCTATCATTTTTGTTTCTCCATCAAGTGAGACTTCAAAAAGATATGCAAAGGCTGCTGAATCTATTTGGGCAACTATTGAAGCTGTAAATGCTGATGGTGGTGCTACAAATGAAAGTGTTCAACCAACTACACCTCCAGGTGTAAGTGCTTGTAGCGTATAA
- a CDS encoding GGDEF domain-containing protein: protein MQTKSKLLLIVAMMLLALTTATIINTSLNFRDFSIKSATEKSKLAATIVKNGLTAHMVNGTMDSRHYFLNQISTGDEVSSLWLARSSNVIKQYGKGMNYETIRDAIDQEVLTTGNSVEKIIEDANKILLRVSIPYKATINNGDTNCLSCHNVKIGDTLGVISMEFDISNMRTSGMFTILKILGINILFLLIVLFLLNYYISPYMKLFSNLQNGIKKAYVGDFTHIFETSVNGEAKDIVNHMNTLFSKMQETFGNIKENLGTIIPLMNMSSDNPLEQSKIVINELSDVYKFKKTIELDATKSDVYMRLVQILKLKYNINNFSLYEVNTITNTRTLNYSSNDNVLICKKEIQNDALLCRAFRTKSIILSSEFQDLCQSCIKTDENYLCFAFSINSEVSLIISIIGNSKEDINDKRTYISRIKHYLEAAKPVISSHILMEKLKDTSRRDPMTGLNNRRFLEEIIERIMSQVGRKKEIYSIMMLDIDFFKRINDTYGHDIGDMVIVEIAKVLKNNIRESDLAIRYGGEEFVVILDNATVEGTLGVAKKIHSAFGNLIFDVAPGKTIQKTLSIGISMFSEDADTIWKCIKLADTALYIAKTTGRNKIVKYEKEMSEGADIR, encoded by the coding sequence ATGCAAACAAAGTCAAAACTTCTTCTAATTGTTGCCATGATGCTACTTGCTCTGACAACTGCAACTATTATAAATACTTCTTTAAATTTTCGAGATTTTAGTATAAAAAGTGCAACAGAAAAATCAAAACTTGCCGCTACAATTGTAAAAAATGGACTGACTGCTCATATGGTCAATGGAACAATGGATAGCCGACACTACTTTTTAAATCAGATTTCAACAGGTGATGAAGTAAGTTCTTTGTGGCTTGCTAGAAGTAGTAATGTTATAAAACAATATGGTAAAGGCATGAACTATGAGACAATAAGGGATGCAATAGATCAAGAAGTTTTAACTACCGGAAATAGTGTAGAAAAGATTATTGAAGATGCAAATAAAATATTACTTAGAGTTTCCATACCATATAAAGCGACTATAAACAATGGAGATACAAACTGCTTAAGTTGCCATAATGTGAAAATCGGGGATACGCTAGGTGTTATTAGCATGGAGTTTGATATAAGCAATATGAGAACAAGTGGTATGTTTACAATCTTAAAAATACTTGGTATAAATATACTTTTTTTACTAATTGTACTTTTTCTTTTAAACTATTATATTTCTCCATATATGAAACTATTTTCAAATCTTCAAAATGGGATTAAAAAAGCTTATGTTGGAGATTTTACACATATATTTGAAACTAGTGTAAATGGAGAAGCAAAAGATATTGTCAACCATATGAATACACTATTTTCAAAAATGCAAGAAACTTTTGGAAATATAAAAGAAAATCTAGGGACTATTATTCCGCTAATGAATATGTCAAGTGACAATCCATTAGAACAATCTAAAATAGTTATAAATGAACTTTCAGATGTATATAAATTTAAAAAAACTATAGAACTAGATGCAACAAAATCTGATGTTTATATGAGATTAGTACAAATTTTAAAACTAAAATATAATATAAATAACTTTTCATTGTATGAAGTAAATACTATCACAAATACAAGAACACTTAATTATTCTAGTAATGATAATGTTCTAATTTGTAAAAAAGAGATACAAAATGATGCTTTACTATGTAGAGCCTTTAGAACAAAAAGTATTATTCTCTCAAGCGAATTTCAAGACCTATGCCAGTCATGTATAAAAACAGATGAAAACTACTTGTGTTTCGCATTCTCTATAAATAGTGAAGTTTCTTTAATAATCTCAATAATTGGCAACTCTAAAGAAGACATAAATGATAAACGAACTTATATCTCAAGAATTAAACATTATCTTGAAGCGGCAAAACCTGTTATAAGTAGCCATATCTTGATGGAAAAACTGAAAGATACTTCTCGTAGAGACCCCATGACTGGTCTTAATAATAGAAGATTCTTGGAAGAAATAATAGAACGAATTATGAGTCAAGTAGGCAGAAAAAAAGAAATTTACTCAATAATGATGTTGGATATAGACTTCTTTAAAAGAATAAATGACACTTATGGACATGATATAGGTGATATGGTAATTGTAGAAATTGCTAAAGTTCTTAAAAATAATATTCGTGAATCAGACCTAGCTATACGCTATGGTGGGGAAGAATTTGTAGTTATCTTAGATAATGCAACAGTAGAAGGAACTTTAGGAGTTGCTAAAAAAATTCATAGTGCTTTTGGTAACTTGATTTTTGATGTTGCTCCTGGAAAAACAATTCAAAAAACTCTGAGCATTGGTATTTCAATGTTTAGTGAAGATGCAGATACTATTTGGAAGTGTATAAAGTTAGCTGACACTGCTCTTTATATTGCAAAAACAACTGGTAGGAATAAAATAGTTAAGTATGAAAAAGAAATGTCTGAAGGTGCAGATATTAGATAA
- the glmS gene encoding glutamine--fructose-6-phosphate transaminase (isomerizing) has product MCGIVGYLGEKNTKEILLDGLKELEYRGYDSAGIAVLQNGEFSNYKAIGKLVNLEEKTKDFITKGFAVGIGHTRWATHGKPTELNAHPHLGESSYVVHNGIIENYAELKKELIADDVCFLSQTDTEVIVHQFEKNLKFSTNAFEAFNKTINELDGAYAILLTTKSEPQTIFFAKRGSPMLFGVNNEGEKYFASSDTPLIGHAKEVNYFEDGDYGYVSKNEIVILDKNSKQIKPIYIELSKNKLSAQKDGYRFFMEKEIYEQSAVILDTLMGRLSDDEIIFDELDNNIFEGINEIKLCACGTSYHSALSASYLFERYAKIRTSVEIASEFRYREPIMEKDTLFIVISQSGETADTLETLKMAKNAGLKTLVICNVDNSSMVRLADATILTRAGIEKGVASTKAFATQVTIFWMMSLYIAKIKNSLKSEEITRQISLLREIPASLKVSNEMHEKLKRLSKRYLHGHGFFFIGRDIFYPLALEGALKLKEISYLHAEGYPSGEMKHGPIALADPELFTIALLPEHLHYEKSKSNVEELSARDSTICAISSKEFDKADDFISISKCTDYMLEFFEMMVVVQLLSLEISIRLGNDVDMPRNLAKSVTVE; this is encoded by the coding sequence ATGTGCGGAATTGTTGGATACCTAGGCGAAAAAAATACTAAAGAAATTTTACTTGATGGACTTAAAGAATTAGAATATAGAGGTTATGATTCAGCAGGAATTGCAGTTTTACAAAATGGAGAATTTTCAAACTATAAAGCCATAGGAAAACTTGTAAACCTTGAAGAAAAAACAAAAGATTTTATTACAAAAGGTTTTGCAGTTGGGATAGGACACACTAGATGGGCAACACATGGAAAACCAACTGAACTTAACGCACATCCCCATCTTGGAGAGAGTTCTTATGTTGTTCATAATGGTATTATAGAAAATTATGCAGAGTTAAAAAAAGAGCTTATTGCAGATGATGTTTGCTTTTTAAGTCAAACTGATACAGAAGTTATAGTTCATCAATTTGAAAAAAATCTAAAATTTAGCACTAATGCTTTTGAAGCTTTCAATAAAACAATAAATGAGCTAGATGGTGCTTACGCTATTTTACTTACAACTAAATCAGAACCACAAACTATCTTTTTTGCAAAGCGTGGTTCTCCAATGCTATTTGGTGTTAACAATGAAGGTGAAAAATATTTTGCATCTTCTGATACTCCTCTTATTGGTCACGCAAAAGAAGTGAACTATTTTGAAGATGGCGACTACGGTTATGTTAGTAAAAATGAAATTGTTATTTTAGATAAAAATTCAAAGCAAATAAAACCTATTTATATCGAACTTTCTAAAAACAAACTTTCTGCGCAAAAAGATGGGTATAGATTTTTCATGGAAAAAGAGATTTATGAGCAAAGTGCTGTTATTTTAGATACATTAATGGGACGACTTAGTGATGATGAAATCATTTTTGATGAGCTTGATAACAATATTTTTGAAGGGATAAATGAGATAAAACTTTGTGCTTGTGGAACTTCTTACCATTCAGCTTTGAGTGCTTCATATCTTTTTGAAAGATACGCAAAAATCAGAACTTCCGTTGAAATCGCAAGTGAGTTTAGATATAGAGAACCGATAATGGAGAAAGACACTCTTTTTATTGTAATATCACAAAGTGGAGAAACAGCAGACACTTTAGAAACCTTAAAAATGGCAAAAAATGCTGGTTTAAAAACTTTAGTAATTTGTAATGTTGATAATTCTTCAATGGTTAGACTCGCTGATGCCACTATTTTAACTCGCGCGGGGATTGAAAAGGGTGTGGCATCTACAAAAGCTTTTGCAACTCAAGTTACAATATTTTGGATGATGAGTCTTTATATTGCAAAAATAAAGAATTCTCTTAAATCTGAAGAAATAACAAGACAAATATCACTTTTAAGAGAAATTCCTGCATCTCTAAAAGTAAGTAATGAGATGCATGAAAAACTAAAAAGACTTTCAAAACGATACCTTCACGGACATGGTTTTTTCTTTATTGGTCGAGATATATTTTATCCACTAGCACTTGAAGGGGCATTAAAACTAAAAGAAATTTCATACCTTCATGCTGAGGGTTATCCATCTGGAGAGATGAAACATGGTCCTATCGCACTCGCAGACCCTGAACTTTTTACTATTGCCCTACTTCCTGAACATTTACACTACGAGAAATCAAAAAGTAATGTTGAAGAGTTGAGTGCAAGAGATTCTACCATCTGTGCAATTAGCTCAAAAGAGTTTGATAAGGCTGATGACTTTATTTCTATTTCAAAGTGTACAGACTATATGTTAGAGTTTTTTGAGATGATGGTTGTTGTTCAGCTTTTATCTTTAGAGATTTCCATTAGACTTGGTAATGATGTTGATATGCCACGAAATCTGGCAAAAAGCGTTACTGTTGAATAA
- a CDS encoding DUF294 nucleotidyltransferase-like domain-containing protein, which yields MDILLQIEDIIEKNGSDFELSKLFKAYIKEYKNSLPELFENSQGKDFLVKHTKKLDSIISLMYKTILRRVFGNYLPMRSSIPIAIVALGSYGREQLCVHSDIDLLIVYEDVEGFNTQLIIEKLFYLALDSGLKLGHRVHLTSDLFKASNEDITIRTSLMESRLITGSPFTWHATQKELTKIRLFKQKEFILAKVEEAQIRRKKYPTSMQPNIKESVGGLRDTQLLIWVAQTIYGVENLRDLSQTLFSDEEYKEYRIALELLYRVRSALHLIAHKQEDKLILELMPQVSKMLGFKTELKMLTKVLQAQWRISNFTQIFVKKMIHPYIADMSYVKKFKKNRLSKGLYLLDNRLYASFNLQIQPINDILELLIALPDEPYHFDAGFLNQLTYTKIPYPLSNKTYSLIKELLKKEHIYCFLKLFWDAGILHLLFSSFRKVLHLPQFDGYHHYPVDIHSIKSVESLENIKEPFIKELHNELSIDEKLLLKIVILLHDTGKGRKQDHSEVGAKLILPFTTKLHLRADLIERAVLLVKNHVLMSNIAFKENIHNEKTLYKFMSSVKDIKNLKLLYILTYADINGVSEATYNSFNSKLLHDLYTSALEISQNSDRITDASKRNTIEKRVKNSKEFKELPKSLQTKLLRVESNLFFFKHTILDLVRIAKKAKDTSDYSYLIHRENSLSIEIYRRVPLNVGYLLATLSHLDVASMEIFTLFDDLKYFKIEFIKNVDGDELREVQELVKKVFDMKRIVKLKEITIKREEIIVDCEHSLTHAEVKVNTKNQIGLLAYIMDTFEKLDINIVTAKIHSTKHKVRDSFLMEKQNDICNNVDKIYELLTKDSK from the coding sequence TTGGATATATTACTACAAATAGAAGATATCATCGAAAAAAATGGTTCAGATTTTGAACTTTCAAAACTCTTTAAAGCTTATATAAAAGAGTATAAAAATTCTTTGCCTGAGCTTTTTGAAAATTCTCAAGGTAAAGATTTCCTAGTTAAACATACAAAAAAACTAGACTCTATTATTTCTTTAATGTATAAAACTATTTTAAGAAGAGTTTTTGGGAACTACTTACCTATGAGAAGTTCTATCCCCATAGCAATTGTGGCTCTTGGAAGTTATGGAAGAGAGCAACTCTGTGTTCATAGCGATATAGACCTTCTTATAGTTTATGAAGATGTTGAAGGCTTTAACACTCAACTCATCATAGAAAAACTTTTTTATCTCGCTCTTGATTCTGGTTTAAAATTAGGACATAGAGTCCATCTTACAAGCGATTTATTTAAAGCCTCTAATGAAGATATAACTATAAGAACATCTCTAATGGAGTCCCGTTTAATCACAGGCTCACCATTTACTTGGCACGCAACGCAAAAAGAACTCACAAAAATCAGACTTTTTAAACAAAAAGAGTTCATTTTAGCAAAGGTAGAAGAGGCTCAAATAAGACGCAAGAAATACCCAACATCTATGCAGCCAAATATAAAAGAAAGTGTTGGAGGACTTAGAGACACTCAGCTTTTAATTTGGGTAGCTCAAACTATATACGGCGTTGAAAATTTACGAGATTTAAGTCAAACACTTTTTTCTGATGAAGAGTATAAAGAGTATAGAATAGCATTAGAACTTTTATATCGAGTTAGAAGTGCGCTTCACCTAATTGCACATAAACAAGAAGATAAACTTATATTGGAACTCATGCCTCAAGTTTCTAAGATGCTAGGCTTTAAAACTGAGCTTAAAATGCTCACAAAAGTTTTACAAGCACAGTGGCGAATAAGTAATTTTACACAAATATTTGTTAAAAAAATGATACATCCCTACATAGCAGATATGAGTTATGTTAAAAAATTTAAAAAAAACAGGCTAAGTAAAGGCTTATACCTTCTTGATAATAGACTTTATGCTTCTTTCAATCTTCAAATACAACCTATTAATGATATTTTAGAACTTCTAATTGCCCTTCCTGACGAACCTTACCATTTTGACGCAGGATTTTTAAATCAACTAACATACACAAAGATTCCATATCCACTTTCAAATAAAACATATAGCCTAATAAAAGAACTACTAAAAAAAGAGCATATTTACTGTTTTTTAAAACTTTTTTGGGACGCTGGTATCTTGCATCTACTTTTTTCAAGTTTTAGAAAAGTTCTTCATCTTCCGCAATTTGACGGCTATCATCACTATCCTGTTGATATTCATTCTATTAAGTCAGTAGAATCCTTAGAAAATATAAAAGAGCCTTTTATCAAAGAGTTACACAATGAACTATCTATCGATGAAAAACTATTACTAAAAATAGTTATACTTCTTCATGATACAGGAAAAGGTAGAAAACAAGACCATAGTGAAGTTGGTGCAAAACTCATACTACCATTTACAACAAAGTTGCATCTAAGGGCAGACCTAATTGAACGAGCAGTTTTACTAGTTAAAAATCATGTTCTTATGAGCAATATTGCTTTTAAAGAAAATATTCACAACGAAAAAACTCTATATAAATTTATGTCAAGTGTTAAAGATATAAAAAATCTAAAACTACTTTACATTTTAACTTATGCAGATATAAATGGCGTTAGTGAAGCTACTTATAACTCATTTAATTCTAAGTTACTTCATGATTTGTATACAAGTGCTTTAGAAATTTCACAAAATAGCGATCGTATTACAGATGCTTCTAAAAGAAATACTATTGAGAAAAGAGTGAAAAATTCTAAAGAATTTAAAGAGCTTCCAAAATCTTTACAAACAAAACTGCTTCGTGTTGAATCAAATCTGTTTTTCTTTAAACACACTATACTTGACCTTGTAAGAATTGCAAAAAAAGCAAAAGACACTTCGGATTATTCTTACCTTATTCATAGAGAAAACTCTTTAAGTATTGAGATATATAGAAGAGTTCCTTTAAATGTTGGTTATCTTTTAGCAACACTCAGTCATCTTGATGTTGCATCTATGGAAATTTTTACACTTTTTGATGATTTAAAATATTTTAAAATAGAGTTTATTAAAAATGTAGATGGAGATGAACTGAGAGAAGTTCAAGAGTTAGTTAAAAAAGTTTTTGACATGAAAAGGATAGTCAAACTAAAAGAGATAACTATCAAAAGAGAAGAAATTATTGTTGATTGTGAACATTCACTAACACATGCAGAAGTAAAAGTAAATACTAAAAATCAAATCGGTCTTTTGGCATACATCATGGACACATTTGAGAAACTTGACATAAATATTGTAACAGCAAAGATTCACTCAACTAAACATAAAGTTCGAGATAGCTTTTTAATGGAAAAACAAAATGATATATGCAATAATGTCGATAAAATATATGAACTACTAACTAAGGACTCAAAATAA
- a CDS encoding putative quinol monooxygenase: MSTITKRVTFIAKEGSESKMKELLTAMVAPSKVEDGCIFYDIFVYENNPKKFMAVESWRDEAALDGHKSTEHYATYKSSFEPYCDKKYSDELEILG, from the coding sequence ATGTCAACAATAACAAAAAGAGTAACATTTATAGCAAAAGAAGGTAGTGAATCTAAGATGAAGGAGCTTTTAACAGCGATGGTAGCACCCAGTAAAGTAGAAGATGGATGTATTTTTTACGATATTTTTGTATATGAAAATAATCCTAAAAAATTTATGGCTGTTGAGTCATGGAGAGATGAAGCTGCTCTTGATGGACATAAAAGTACAGAGCATTATGCGACTTACAAATCTTCTTTTGAGCCATATTGTGATAAAAAATATAGTGATGAACTAGAAATATTAGGATAA
- the lsrK gene encoding autoinducer-2 kinase: protein MSYLMAIDAGTGSVRAVIFDTVGNQISVAQKEWTHLEEEGVPNSMSFDFDKNFELVVWCIKNAILDAKIKSEDIVALSATSMREGIVLYDENGNELWAVANVDARADKEVKYLKETFSGVEQEFYNLSGQTFALGALPRIMWLKNNKPKVYEKVANISMIGDWILAKLSGVIATDPSNGGTTGIFSLENRDWVSDMATKVGIKNDIFPPVLEVGTLMGSVSEQASKLTGLSRKTKVVMGGGDVQLGSAGLGVVELGQVAVLGGSFWQQVVNIPSSTPPPSDMGIRVNPHVVKNQSQAEGITFFSGLVMRWFRDAFCEMEKQEAQERGIDAYSVLEEKAAKVPVGSYGILPIFSDAMKYGKWYHAAPSFLNLSLDASICNRASMFRSLQENACIVSAINLEKIKEFTNIEIEKIVFAGGASKGALWSQILADVTGCQVQIPKVTEATALGAAMAAGVGAGIYESITQAAKDLVVWDKTYEPNKENKKLYDEIKKKFSKAYEAQLKLVDDNITTSMWKAPGL from the coding sequence TTGAGCTACTTAATGGCAATAGATGCTGGAACAGGAAGTGTTCGAGCAGTTATCTTTGATACAGTGGGAAATCAAATTAGTGTAGCTCAAAAAGAGTGGACTCACTTAGAAGAAGAGGGCGTGCCAAACTCTATGAGTTTTGATTTTGATAAAAACTTTGAATTAGTAGTTTGGTGTATAAAAAATGCAATTTTAGATGCCAAGATAAAAAGTGAAGATATAGTTGCCCTAAGTGCCACAAGTATGCGAGAAGGTATTGTTCTTTATGATGAAAATGGAAATGAGCTTTGGGCAGTTGCAAATGTAGATGCAAGAGCTGACAAAGAAGTTAAATATTTAAAAGAGACATTTTCTGGCGTAGAACAAGAGTTTTACAATTTATCAGGACAAACTTTTGCTCTAGGTGCTTTACCTAGAATTATGTGGCTTAAAAATAATAAACCTAAAGTTTATGAAAAAGTAGCAAATATCTCTATGATTGGAGATTGGATTTTAGCAAAGTTAAGCGGAGTTATTGCAACTGATCCAAGTAATGGTGGAACGACAGGAATTTTTTCTCTAGAAAACCGTGACTGGGTAAGTGATATGGCTACAAAAGTTGGAATAAAAAATGATATCTTTCCTCCAGTTTTAGAAGTTGGAACTTTGATGGGAAGTGTGAGTGAACAAGCTTCTAAATTAACAGGATTATCAAGAAAAACTAAAGTAGTTATGGGTGGTGGAGATGTTCAACTTGGAAGTGCTGGACTAGGCGTTGTCGAGTTAGGTCAAGTAGCAGTTTTAGGTGGTTCATTTTGGCAACAAGTTGTAAATATTCCTAGCTCTACTCCTCCTCCATCAGATATGGGTATAAGAGTAAACCCTCATGTTGTAAAAAATCAATCACAAGCAGAAGGTATAACTTTTTTTAGTGGTTTAGTTATGAGATGGTTTAGAGATGCTTTTTGTGAGATGGAAAAACAAGAAGCGCAAGAACGAGGCATAGATGCTTACTCTGTTTTGGAAGAAAAAGCAGCAAAAGTTCCTGTTGGGTCTTATGGAATTTTACCAATATTTTCAGATGCTATGAAGTATGGAAAATGGTATCACGCAGCTCCAAGTTTTTTAAACCTTAGTCTAGATGCTAGCATCTGTAATCGTGCTTCAATGTTTAGAAGTTTACAAGAAAATGCTTGTATTGTAAGTGCAATAAATTTAGAAAAAATTAAAGAATTTACAAATATAGAGATAGAGAAAATAGTTTTTGCCGGAGGGGCATCTAAAGGTGCTTTATGGTCGCAAATACTGGCAGATGTAACAGGCTGTCAAGTTCAAATACCTAAAGTAACAGAAGCAACTGCACTAGGAGCTGCAATGGCGGCAGGTGTGGGTGCAGGCATATATGAGTCAATAACACAAGCCGCCAAAGACTTGGTTGTTTGGGATAAAACTTATGAACCAAATAAAGAAAATAAAAAACTGTATGATGAGATAAAAAAAAAGTTTAGTAAAGCTTATGAAGCGCAACTAAAGTTAGTTGATGATAATATCACGACTTCAATGTGGAAGGCACCTGGCTTATAG
- the metK gene encoding methionine adenosyltransferase has translation MYLFTSEVVAPGHPDKCADIISDSIVDALIIKDSKSRVASEVFVAGKHVIVGGEVTSKANFSDADYEQIVKDALINIGYDGKSAFTREQCLYPEDVKVQILLNSQSPDINQGVDQEDGETGAGDQGIMFGYASNETADYMPAAITYARILSDKVYHYALKHNHKLGVDIKTQVTLDYGNKENFENCKPQSIHTIVVSAPSNENMDIAEVRELLQGLIDDSGLPTELYDPKTTIVHLNPTGRYVSHSPLHDSGLTGRKLIVDSFGGYSPIGGGAQSSKDYTKVDRSGLYAARWVAKHIVASGFAKKCSVQLSYAIGVAKPTSVSVDTYGTVCEGIDDDKLSTFVSENFSLTPNWITEKFALDKPSKETFLYADVAARGQVGQSDYPWEKLDSLELFKKLK, from the coding sequence ATGTATTTATTCACAAGTGAAGTAGTAGCCCCAGGTCACCCAGATAAGTGTGCAGATATCATATCTGACAGCATAGTCGATGCACTAATTATTAAAGATTCTAAAAGTAGAGTTGCTAGTGAAGTTTTTGTAGCTGGAAAACATGTAATAGTTGGTGGAGAAGTTACTTCAAAAGCTAATTTTAGTGATGCAGATTATGAGCAAATCGTTAAAGATGCTCTTATAAACATTGGTTATGATGGAAAAAGTGCTTTTACAAGAGAGCAATGTCTTTACCCTGAGGATGTAAAAGTTCAAATCTTACTTAACTCTCAATCTCCAGATATTAACCAAGGTGTTGACCAAGAAGACGGCGAAACTGGTGCAGGCGATCAAGGAATCATGTTCGGTTATGCTTCAAATGAAACGGCTGATTATATGCCAGCGGCTATTACTTATGCAAGAATTTTATCTGATAAAGTTTATCACTACGCACTAAAACATAATCATAAACTTGGAGTTGACATAAAAACACAAGTTACACTTGACTATGGGAATAAAGAAAATTTTGAAAATTGTAAACCGCAATCAATACACACTATTGTTGTTTCTGCTCCTTCAAATGAAAATATGGATATAGCAGAGGTTAGAGAACTTCTTCAAGGTCTCATAGATGACTCTGGGCTTCCAACAGAACTTTATGATCCTAAAACAACAATAGTTCACTTGAATCCAACTGGAAGATATGTAAGTCACTCTCCACTTCATGATAGTGGATTAACTGGTAGAAAACTTATAGTTGATAGTTTTGGTGGTTACTCTCCAATAGGTGGCGGAGCTCAATCTTCAAAAGATTATACAAAAGTTGATAGAAGTGGACTTTATGCAGCTAGATGGGTTGCCAAACATATTGTTGCTTCTGGATTTGCTAAAAAGTGTTCAGTTCAACTTTCTTATGCGATAGGTGTTGCTAAACCTACTTCTGTTTCTGTTGATACTTACGGAACAGTTTGTGAAGGCATAGACGATGATAAATTATCAACTTTTGTAAGTGAAAATTTTTCATTAACTCCAAACTGGATTACAGAAAAATTTGCTCTTGATAAACCAAGCAAAGAAACTTTTCTTTATGCAGATGTAGCTGCTCGTGGTCAAGTTGGTCAAAGTGATTATCCTTGGGAAAAGCTAGATTCTTTGGAGTTATTTAAAAAACTAAAGTAA